GCCGGCGGCCCGTCGAAGAAGGACGCGCTGAAAGCCCTGGTCCGCGAGGTGGGCAAAGCCGCCGCCCGGCAGACGAAGCGCGGCGCCGACGCTTTCAGGGACCTGGAGCTTGCCGGCCTGAAAAACAGCCCCGAGCTGAAAGGCCGCCTGCAGACCTGCTGCGAGCGCCTCGGCATCGGCCAGCCCCATTACGTCGATCTGCCCTCGCCGGGCGGCAAAAGCCCGCTGTTCTTCGTGGAACTGCAGCTGAGCGGCGAGCCGATCGTCAGCGGCAGCGGCCAGAGCAAGCGCGCCGCCGGCCAGGCCGCCGCCTGGAAAATGCTGCAGCTGCTCGCCGCCGACGCCCTCGGGGAAAGCGAGCGGCTGAACGCCGACCTGCCTCAGCTGCAGGCCCGTCTGGAGAGCGCCTTTCGCGCCGTCTGCGAGCGCGGCGGCGAGAAAGATCTGCGCGTCGAGATCGCCTCCGTTGCCGGGCAGGACGAAATGCGCCGCGCCCGCGTCTTTTTCGGCGACCGGTTCTGCACCGAAGTGCCCGGCCTCGGCGAAAATCAGGCCCGCCTGCTGGCCCTGTTCAGGGCCGTCACGCAGACCCGGCGCTGGAAGGACGTGCTGCGCGAGCTGAAGCTGAGCGCGCCTGCCGGCATGTCGCCGCAGAACGTCCGTCCCGACCTGCTGCTGGAAGAGCGTCTGAAAAGCTCGCGCCGCGGCCCCGCCGAGATCCTGTCGCTGCGCGCCGGCGGCAGCGAAGACCTGCGCCTGTACCGCACCGGCCTGTTCGTCAAGGGCGATCTGGCCGCCTGCATGACCGCTCCCGGCAAGAAAATCGCCGAGCAGGCGCTGGCGTTGCTGCTGCTTGACCGCGCCGCGCGCGAAAGCGCGCTCGTGCCGCCGCTCAAAAAAGAAGCCCCCGCCGCCCGTACCGCGCCGAGCGCCCCGCACGAGCGCCGCAAGCCGCGCCGCCGCGCGCCGGTCGCTCCTCTGCCTTTGCCCGAAGCGCCCCAGCCGAAAGTCACGCTCAAACAGCGCTTCGGCAGCTGGCTGCGCCGCATGGGCGACCTGTACACGCAATCGTGACCGACGCC
This sequence is a window from Pyramidobacter sp. YE332. Protein-coding genes within it:
- a CDS encoding putative dsRNA-binding protein; translated protein: MNEKNMPKEFWQRADSLQKRTGYQFRDPELLRLAFTQRSGAGGQSPSMNNERLEFLGDAALGLLVGEALYQEYPEADEGFMTIERSKLVCGRNLSAWGYEAGFDRMLRVCEGVEVSDAMVEDSVEAVAGAFFLDGGLDAVRALLQSFADYPDQGAGFDSRRHLERDCSYEKLGAPRYSTMRRRANGKIIFESTVSLDKEPSGTGLGADRTEAERNAARDAMCRLSHASAEEQKKRAVVLRARYRRVLPRHGQPPRGRSAAGASEAENAAAEKPVLVRDGVEYRIVAKDGPEHKPVFTAAAFRNGIRVAEAGGPSKKDALKALVREVGKAAARQTKRGADAFRDLELAGLKNSPELKGRLQTCCERLGIGQPHYVDLPSPGGKSPLFFVELQLSGEPIVSGSGQSKRAAGQAAAWKMLQLLAADALGESERLNADLPQLQARLESAFRAVCERGGEKDLRVEIASVAGQDEMRRARVFFGDRFCTEVPGLGENQARLLALFRAVTQTRRWKDVLRELKLSAPAGMSPQNVRPDLLLEERLKSSRRGPAEILSLRAGGSEDLRLYRTGLFVKGDLAACMTAPGKKIAEQALALLLLDRAARESALVPPLKKEAPAARTAPSAPHERRKPRRRAPVAPLPLPEAPQPKVTLKQRFGSWLRRMGDLYTQS